Within the Streptomyces sp. NBC_00554 genome, the region GCCTCGGTGCTCTCGGCCTTGGCCGACTTCTTCACCACTTCACGGACGGTCAGCGCGGTCCCGGCGAAGACGTCGGCACGCCCCGCCTCGACGGCGTTCAGCCCGGCGACCTGATCCGGCACGATCAGGATGTCGCTCTCCTTGTACCCGGCCTCGACGGCGTACTGGATCTCGGCGTAGCCGGTCCCGGTCGCGAACTTGGCCTTGGCCTCGACGACGTCCTTGTAGTCGCGCAGGTTCTTCGGGTTGCCCTTGCGCACGATGAACGCGTCGAGCATCTGGTAGTCCGGGTCGGAGAAGATGACCTGCGCACAGCGCTCGGGGTTGATGTACATCCCCGCGGACACGACATCGAAGGTCTGCGACTGAAGCCCGGGGATGAGCGAGCCGAACTCGATCGGAACCGGCTGGACGCGATCCACTCCCAGCCGCTTGAAGATGACCTTCGCGAGCTCCGGCGCCTCGCCGGTCAGCTCGCCGTTCCTGTCGATGTAGCCGAACGGGATCTCACCCGCGATACCCAGCCGTACGACGCCCTGCGCCTTGAGCCGGTCCAGGAGATCGCCGCCGTCCACGCCGGACGCCGTGGCGACCCGGCTGCAACCGGCCGCGCCCAGCGCCCCGACGGCACCCAGCGCCGAGGCGCCGGCGAGCAGCGCCCGCCGGCTGGGACTTCGTTTCTCCGCGTCCCTCGCGTTCTTCGTGTCGTTTCTCAGTGATGGAGCCATGGCCGCGCGGCTACCCGAGCCGATCCGACTTATGCGGATCGATTTGAGCCCCGTACGCCTCCCTGATCCCGGGGCAGGCCCTCTTGACCGCGGCGGGACCATGGAGTGCATGACCCACCGCGATTCCGACCGCCACATCGAGATCTCCCTGGTCAAGCGGGGAGTCCACTGCACGGCGAAGCTGCTCGACGACCGCGCGCCGATCACCTGCGCGGCGGTATGGGACGCCCTCCCGCTGAGCGGCGACGTCTACCACGCGAAGTACGCCCGCAACGAGATCTACGCCCTCTTCCCACCCTTCGCACACACGGAACCACCCCTGGAGAACCCGACAGTCACCCCGATACCCGGCGATCTGTGCTATTTCGCCTTCGAGGGCACAGAGTTGGGCACCAAGGCGTACGGCTACGACACCGAGGTGAAGTCGGGCGCCACGGTCGTCGACCTCGCCCTCTTCTACGAGCGCAACAACCTGCTGCTCAACGGCGATGTCGGCTGGGTGCCGGGCATCGTCTGGGGCCAGGTGACCGAGGGCCTCGACACGATGGCCGAGGCCTGCAACGACCTGTGGCGCTCGGGGGCACTGGGGGAGACGCTCAGCTTCCGCCGGGTCTAGGGCCTGTCCGGCGGATCAGGCCCTAGTTCTCGATCGGCGCGGGGGCGGCCACCCCCGCGGCTCCCGCCTCGTACAGCGCGTGTGCCGTGCGCAGGACGAGGTCGTCGCGGTGGCGGGCGGCCACGATCTGCAGGCCGATCGGGAGGCCGTCCGGGTCCAGCCCGACCGGGACGGTCGCCGCTGGCTGCTGGGTCAGGTTGAAGGGGTACGTGAACGGGGTCCAGCCCGTCCAGCGGCGGTGGCCGGAGTTCTTCGGCACCTCCGCGCCCGCCTCGAACGCGGTCAGCGGGAGCGTCGGCGTGACCAGGATGTCGTACGACTCGTGGAAGAGGCCCATCCGCCGGCCCAGCTCCATACGGACGTCCACCGCGGCCAGGTACTCAAGGGCGTTGACGCGGGCGCCGAGGTCGCGGATCTCGCGGAGGCCGGGGTCGAGCAACTCCCGCTGGTGGGGCCCGAAACGCTGGGTCACACGGGCCGCCCCCGCGAACCAGAGCGTGTGGAAGGCGTCCACCGGATCGGTGAAGTCGGGGTCGGTCTCGGTGACGTACGCGCCGAGCCCGGCGAGCCGCTCCACCGTCCCCCGTACCGCCGCCGCGACGGCCGGCTGGACCGCGACCTGCCCGCCCAGCGAGGGCGAGTACGCGACCCGCAGCCCCCGCACCCCGCCCGCCAGCGCGTCCACGAACGAGCCGGTCACCGGCCCGAGCGCCGACCAGTCCCGCGCGTCGGGCCCGCTGATCACGTCCATCATCAGCGCGGCATCCGCGGCGTCCCTGGTCATCGGCCCCACATGCGAGAGCGTCCCGAACGCGCTCGCCGGATACAGCGGCACCCTCCCGTACGTCGGCTTCAGCGCGAAGATCCCGCAGAAGGCGGCCGGGATACGGACACTGCCACCCCCGTCCGTGCCCAGCGACAGCGGACCCGCACCGAGCGCGACGGCCGCCGCGCTGCCGCCGCTGGAGCCGCCCGCGGTGCGCGAGACGTCGTACGGATTGCGCGTCGCTCCGGAGAGCGGCGAGTCCGTGACGCCCTTCCAGCCGAACTCGGGTGTCGTCGTCTTGCCGAGAAAGACGGCGCCGTGTTCGCGCAGGCGGGCGACGGACGGCGCGTCCTCGTCCCAACTGCCCTGCGCATCCACGTTCTTGGAGCCGCGCAGGGTCGGGCCGCCGCGCAGCAGGATGATGTCCTTGACGGTGACGGGGACGCCGTCGAGCAGGCCTGCGGGCGCGCCCCGTCGCCAGCGTTCCGCCGACTCCCCTGCCCGGGTGAGGGCTTCGTCCGCGTCCAGCCGCACGAACGCGTTCACGGCGGGCTGGACGCGACCGGCCTGATCGAGGGCCGCGCGCGTCGCGTCCACGGGGCTGAATTCGCCCTTGCGGTAGCCGTCGACCAGTTGCACGGCGGTCAGCTCGGTGAGTTCCGACATCGGCCCCTCCAAAGGGAGTTCAGTGTCACGGCCAGAGGGAGCTGGGGAGTTCAGTGCCCCGGTACATATCCACGCTTCTTGTCGACGACGTTCGCCAGCGGCTTCCCCGCCTCCCAACGCTCGTACAACTCCACGAACTGCGTGCCGAGTTCATCGCGCCAGCCGACGGTGTCCCCGCTCATGTGCGGTGACACGATCAGCCCCGGCACCTCCCA harbors:
- a CDS encoding amidase; translated protein: MSELTELTAVQLVDGYRKGEFSPVDATRAALDQAGRVQPAVNAFVRLDADEALTRAGESAERWRRGAPAGLLDGVPVTVKDIILLRGGPTLRGSKNVDAQGSWDEDAPSVARLREHGAVFLGKTTTPEFGWKGVTDSPLSGATRNPYDVSRTAGGSSGGSAAAVALGAGPLSLGTDGGGSVRIPAAFCGIFALKPTYGRVPLYPASAFGTLSHVGPMTRDAADAALMMDVISGPDARDWSALGPVTGSFVDALAGGVRGLRVAYSPSLGGQVAVQPAVAAAVRGTVERLAGLGAYVTETDPDFTDPVDAFHTLWFAGAARVTQRFGPHQRELLDPGLREIRDLGARVNALEYLAAVDVRMELGRRMGLFHESYDILVTPTLPLTAFEAGAEVPKNSGHRRWTGWTPFTYPFNLTQQPAATVPVGLDPDGLPIGLQIVAARHRDDLVLRTAHALYEAGAAGVAAPAPIEN
- a CDS encoding DUF3830 family protein: MTHRDSDRHIEISLVKRGVHCTAKLLDDRAPITCAAVWDALPLSGDVYHAKYARNEIYALFPPFAHTEPPLENPTVTPIPGDLCYFAFEGTELGTKAYGYDTEVKSGATVVDLALFYERNNLLLNGDVGWVPGIVWGQVTEGLDTMAEACNDLWRSGALGETLSFRRV
- the ehuB gene encoding ectoine/hydroxyectoine ABC transporter substrate-binding protein EhuB, whose product is MAPSLRNDTKNARDAEKRSPSRRALLAGASALGAVGALGAAGCSRVATASGVDGGDLLDRLKAQGVVRLGIAGEIPFGYIDRNGELTGEAPELAKVIFKRLGVDRVQPVPIEFGSLIPGLQSQTFDVVSAGMYINPERCAQVIFSDPDYQMLDAFIVRKGNPKNLRDYKDVVEAKAKFATGTGYAEIQYAVEAGYKESDILIVPDQVAGLNAVEAGRADVFAGTALTVREVVKKSAKAESTEAFAPLVGGKPHVDGGGFAFRTAETKLRDSFNVELKKLKDSGELFRILQPFGFTKAEMTDMTAKELCRG